In Rosa chinensis cultivar Old Blush chromosome 1, RchiOBHm-V2, whole genome shotgun sequence, a genomic segment contains:
- the LOC121049180 gene encoding TMV resistance protein N-like: MAGASSSSGSSRKYDVFLNFRGEDTRRRFVCHLYEALKHKALDTFIDSEELRKGDDLSELLEVIQHSRLSIVVFSENYASSTWCLKELVQILECMDRQRQIVVPIFYEVDPSDCRKLKGSFAEAFAKYERDSQANIEEVESWKAGLTRAIGLSGWVSKNYE; the protein is encoded by the coding sequence ATGGCTGGTGCTTCCTCATCGTCTGGAAGCAGTCGGAAATACGACGTTTTCCTCAATTTCAGGGGCGAAGACACACGTAGGCGTTTCGTCTGCCATCTATACGAAGCTCTGAAACACAAAGCACTCGACACCTTCATAGATTCCGAAGAGCTTAGAAAAGGCGACGACCTTTCGGAGCTACTCGAAGTCATTCAACACTCGAGGCTTTCGATTGTAGTTTTCTCTGAAAACTATGCCTCTTCCACATGGTGCTTAAAAGAACTCGTCCAGATCCTGGAGTGTATGGATAGGCAGAGGCAGATTGTGGTGCCCATTTTCTATGAAGTAGATCCCTCCGATTGTCGCAAACTGAAGGGTAGTTTTGCAGAAGCGTTTGCAAAATATGAACGTGATTCCCAAGCCAACATAGAAGAGGTGGAGAGCTGGAAGGCTGGTTTAACCAGAGCCATCGGTTTATCTGGCTGGGTCTCCAAAAACTATGAGTAA
- the LOC112182434 gene encoding uncharacterized protein LOC112182434: MLVDHEMYFEKCADFAKSFLQLYIKEDDVLFRVLLQLLCVPCPAEKQFEEERGSFQDSKGNVLFFVSDLFNPVLLFHLFLVELSYDHQVLLDYLISKDTGISCAEYLLRCLRKVCDSWSLFVEFPPRCSIV, from the exons ATGTTAGTGGACCATGAAATGTATTTTGAAAAATGTGCAGACTTTGCCAAATCCTTCCTCCAACTATATATCAAAGAG GATGATGTATTATTCAGAGTGCTCTTGCAATTGCTTTGTGTACCTTGTCCTGCAGAGAAACA GTTTGAAGAGGAAAGGGGATCATTTCAGGATTCAAAGGGCAATGTGCTTTTCTTTGTCTCAGATCTTTTCAATCCTGTACTCTTATTCCATCTATTTCTTGTAGAG TTAAGCTATGACCATCAGGTGCTTCTTGATTACCTTATTTCAAAAGATACTGGAATCAGTTGTGCAGAATATCTTTTAAG GTGCTTGCGTAAAGTGTGTGATTCATGGAGCTTATTTGTGGAATTTCCACCGAGATGCTCAATTGTGTAG
- the LOC112164200 gene encoding disease resistance protein RPV1: MGMDDFRIVGIWGMGGIGKSTIARAVYDKISPQFEHKCFLDNVKEGFLAKNGAVQMVEELLSRILKVKDGRTLVGGLNIIRERLGKKKIILVLDDVDNLDQIETLIGKKPSFGGGSRIIITTRDKKLLAGFLIYKPKLFTTEKALELFSQYAFRTNKNSVCYNAISRRAVEYAHGLPLALKVLGALLDNRTIQEWEYELEKIKKNPITFLDNNIGRVLWASYDGLDEYQKNIFLDIACFFKTKHKDFVTKFHESCGFFPHNGLRVLVERSLVTVSICGELEMHDLIQEVGKDIVHRESTKDPGRCSRLWGYENVLQVLAQNTVTEAVEGIILDLTKLKEVYVNDEAFVSMRRLRLLQLSENYHKDGYVYGSAWMRGADYEPCVQYVSKNLKFLLNELRVLVWHGYPLKSLPIDFLPKNLIYVDMCYSHIEQLWEETKPLQNLTYINLSGSKYLIKTPDFTEATNLEKLNLADCTSLLEVHPSISALKSLVELYLDGCSNLKNLPSSIHMKSLEYVCLSGCSKLTEFPEISEVMKVLRVLRLDGTAIKELPSSINNLTGLEELSMRNCRSLVCLPDNICNLACLHYLNLTECSNLSKLPENFGNLTFLGRKEKYAKQEFGKFTCSNESLGLFRTALSGRLQETEINTRAFIKYIRNKGRELHIFGDSFNTTASVW, from the exons ATGGGGATGGATGATTTTCGCATTGTTGGAATCTGGGGAATGGGCGGTATCGGCAAGTCAACCATCGCTAGAGCTGTTTATGACAAAATCAGTCCTCAATTTGAACATAAGTGCTTTCTTGATAATGTGAAGGAGGGTTTCCTCGCAAAAAATGGTGCAGTACAAATGGTTGAAGAACTTTTATCTAGAATTTTGAAGGTAAAAGATGGACGCACTTTGGTTGGAGGCCTGAATATTATAAGGGAAAGACTaggtaagaaaaaaattattcttgttcttgatgatgtggacAATCTAGACCAAATTGAAACCTTGATTGGAAAGAAACCTTCATTTGGTGGTGGGAGTAGAATCATTATAACCACTAGAGATAAAAAATTACTAGCTGGATTTTTGATATACAAGCCCAAGTTATTCACTACTGAAAAAGCTCTTGAACTCTTTAGCCAGTATGCTTTCAGAacaaacaaaaactcagtgtGTTACAATGCTATCTCAAGACGTGCTGTAGAATATGCGCATGGTCTTCCTTTAGCACTCAAAGTCTTGGGAGCTTTGCTTGATAACAGAACTATACAGGAGTGGGAATATGAGTTGGAGAAGATAAAGAAAAACCCAATCACGTTTCTTGATAATAACATTGGACGTGTGCTTTGGGCAAGCTATGATGGATTGGATGAATATCAGAAGAACATATTTCTAgatattgcatgtttctttaagACGAAGCACAAAGATTTTGTAACAAAGTTTCATGAAAGTTGTGGCTTTTTCCCTCATAATGGACTAAGAGTTTTGGTAGAAAGATCTCTTGTAACTGTCTCAATTTGTGGTGAACTAGAGATGCATGATTTGATACAGGAAGTGGGCAAGGACATCGTCCACCGAGAATCTACTAAGGATCCGGGAAGGTGTAGTAGATTATGGGGTTATGAAAATGTTCTCCAAGTGTTAGCTCAAAATACG GTTACGGAAGCAGTTGAAGGCATAATCCTAGACTTAACAAAGTTAAAAGAGGTATACGTAAATGATGAAGCTTTTGTTAGCATGAGGAGACTAAGGCTACTCCAGCTTTCTGAAAATTATCATAAAGATGGATATGTTTATGGAAGTGCATGGATGCGAGGAGCAGATTATGAACCCTGTGTACAATACGTGAGTAAGAACTTAAAGTTTCTTTTGAATGAgttgagagttcttgtgtggcATGGATACCCACTAAAGTCTTTACCAATTGACTTTCTACCAAAAAATCTTATTTACGTTGACATGTGTTATAGTCATATCGAACAACTATGGGAAGAAACTAAG CCTTTGCAAAACTTGACATACATCAATTTAAGTGGCTCAAAGTATCTAATCAAAACCCCCGACTTCACTGAGGCAACAAATCTCGAGAAATTGAATCTTGCGGACTGTACAAGTTTATTGGAGGTTCACCCATCCATTTCAGCTCTTAAAAGCCTAGTTGAGTTGTACCTAGACGGCTGCTCAAATCTCAAGAA TCTTCCGAGCAGCATTCACATGAAATCTCTGGAATATGTTTGTCTATCTGGCTGCTCGAAACTTACGGAGTTTCCAGAGATTTCAGAAGTAATGAAGGTGCTAAGGGTGCTTAGATTAGACGGGACAGCAATTAAAGAACTACCCTCATCTATTAATAACCTTACTGGGCTTGAGGAGTTGAGTATGAGAAACTGCAGAAGCCTTGTCTGTCTTCCCGACAATATCTGCAATTTGGCATGCCTTCATTATCTCAATCTGACTGAGTGCTCTAACCTTTCAAAGTTGCCTGAGAACTTTGGGAATTTGACATTCTTGGGTAGAAAGGAGAAATATGCG AAACAAGAATTTGGAAAGTTTACCTGCAGCAATGAATCGCTTGGGTTGTTTAGAACGGCTCTATCTGGAAGGTTGCAAGAGACTGAAATCAATACCAGAGCTTTCATCAAGTATATTAGAAATAAAGGCCGAGAATTGCACATCTTTGGAGACAGTTTCAACACCACAGCTTCCGTGTGGTGA